A window of the Pseudomonas sp. B21_DOA genome harbors these coding sequences:
- a CDS encoding AraC family transcriptional regulator, which translates to MNSLDKLISLANVRGSLDLRCQFQGDWARDHQQEALGKAPYHIVLKGECRVELASGQRLAMRAGDILLLPRGTPHVLHSGGKDVAPMLPTLIPGGVLPIYRLGGASADLDMLCGGFHYNRASMLFAALPDYLLIANDGLPVDAPLTALIALLRSEADSEQPGARFLLDSLSQALFTLILRAHLVRADQAQSTLALLGDQRLGRTCQAILANPAHEWTIEAMADTANMSRATFMRTFARVAGVSPWVLLTQLRMELAFSLLSHSHLGLNDIAVQVGYQSQAAFSKKFKETYGEAPGKIRRAI; encoded by the coding sequence ATGAACTCGCTCGATAAGCTCATCAGCCTGGCCAACGTGCGCGGCAGCCTCGATCTGCGTTGCCAGTTTCAAGGCGACTGGGCGCGCGATCATCAACAGGAAGCCTTGGGCAAGGCGCCCTATCACATCGTGCTCAAGGGTGAATGCCGGGTTGAGCTGGCCAGCGGGCAACGCCTGGCGATGCGCGCCGGCGACATTCTTTTGTTGCCACGGGGCACGCCGCATGTGCTGCACAGCGGCGGTAAAGATGTAGCGCCAATGCTGCCAACGCTGATTCCAGGCGGGGTGTTGCCGATCTATCGGCTCGGTGGGGCGAGCGCCGATCTGGACATGCTCTGCGGTGGCTTTCATTACAACCGCGCGTCGATGCTGTTCGCCGCCCTCCCCGATTACCTGTTGATTGCCAACGATGGTTTGCCGGTGGATGCGCCGCTGACAGCCCTGATTGCGCTGTTGCGCAGCGAAGCCGACAGCGAGCAGCCGGGCGCGCGCTTTCTTCTCGATTCACTGTCCCAGGCCTTGTTCACCTTGATCCTGCGTGCGCACCTGGTCCGTGCCGATCAAGCCCAAAGCACCCTGGCGCTGCTCGGCGACCAGCGCCTCGGCCGCACCTGTCAGGCGATACTGGCCAATCCGGCGCACGAATGGACCATCGAAGCCATGGCCGACACCGCGAACATGTCCCGCGCGACGTTCATGCGCACCTTCGCCCGAGTCGCTGGCGTGTCGCCGTGGGTGCTGCTGACCCAGTTGCGCATGGAGCTGGCGTTCAGTCTGCTCAGCCATTCGCATCTGGGCCTTAACGATATTGCCGTGCAGGTCGGCTATCAGTCGCAAGCTGCATTCAGCAAGAAATTCAAGGAAACTTACGGCGAGGCCCCGGGCAAGATTCGCCGCGCGATCTGA
- the rclC gene encoding reactive chlorine resistance membrane protein RclC, whose translation MFTSINAGLQQLGKLDRLGIPLMRVAIAIVFLWIGALKFVPYEADSITPFVANSPVMSFFYEHPQDYKAHLTHEGELNADKRTWQTANNTYGFSTGLGVVEILIGLLVLSNPLSRRTGLLGGALAFATPLVTLSFLVTTPEAWVAALGDGQHGFPYLSGAGRLVLKDVLMLAGALPVMADSARQLLTERQA comes from the coding sequence ATGTTCACCTCAATCAACGCCGGACTACAACAGCTCGGCAAACTCGATCGCCTCGGTATCCCGCTGATGCGCGTGGCCATCGCCATCGTCTTCCTGTGGATCGGCGCGCTGAAATTCGTCCCGTACGAAGCCGACAGCATCACGCCCTTCGTCGCCAACAGCCCGGTGATGTCGTTCTTCTACGAACACCCGCAAGACTACAAGGCGCACCTGACCCATGAGGGCGAGCTGAACGCCGACAAGCGCACCTGGCAGACCGCGAACAACACCTACGGCTTTTCCACCGGGCTTGGCGTGGTGGAAATCCTCATCGGTCTGCTGGTCCTGTCCAACCCGCTGTCCCGCCGCACCGGCCTGCTCGGTGGCGCGCTGGCGTTCGCTACGCCGCTGGTGACCCTGAGCTTTCTGGTCACCACGCCTGAAGCCTGGGTCGCTGCGCTGGGCGATGGTCAGCATGGCTTTCCCTATCTGTCCGGCGCCGGACGCCTGGTGCTCAAAGACGTCCTGATGCTCGCCGGAGCGCTGCCGGTCATGGCCGATTCCGCGCGCCAATTGCTGACTGAACGTCAGGCCTGA
- a CDS encoding DUF2790 domain-containing protein yields MKTFIALTLTILAGNVFAATEPAQIGVPLDIAKTISITDTSAACGIVPVEVVYEDSHGQRHVATYNVLGNGCGGD; encoded by the coding sequence ATGAAAACGTTTATTGCTTTGACCCTCACCATCCTCGCCGGCAACGTCTTCGCCGCCACCGAACCTGCGCAGATCGGCGTGCCACTGGATATCGCCAAAACCATCAGCATCACCGACACCAGCGCCGCCTGCGGAATTGTTCCGGTGGAGGTCGTCTATGAAGACAGCCACGGCCAGCGGCATGTCGCCACGTACAACGTGCTCGGCAATGGCTGCGGTGGCGATTAG
- a CDS encoding MFS transporter, protein MISHLDRRNNRSLDSLNFFLADVRDGLGPYLAIYLLAVHHWDPASIGVVMTIAGIAALVTQTPAGALVDSSRAKRALVIIAALLVTASCLVLPFITSFSPVALTQALSAAAASIFAPAISAITLGITGPRAFTRRTGRNETFNHAGNACAALLAGLFAYLFGPVAVFYLMAVMALASVIAVLFVSAEAIDHDVARGLQPGDQSHQPSGFKVLLSNRPLLMFALCCALFHLANAAMLPLVSQKLAQANLHMATPLTSACIVAAQLVMVPMALLAGAKADVWGRKPLLLAGFLILPLRGLLYTFSDDPYWLVAVQLLDGVGAGLFGALFPVMVKDLTLGSGHFNVSLGALTTAFGLGAALSNGLAGFVVEAAGYSAAFLTLAGIAAAAFLLLLIAVPETLQRTEQFESAAVMGQT, encoded by the coding sequence GTGATCAGCCATCTCGATCGCCGCAACAACCGCTCGCTGGACAGTCTGAATTTCTTCCTCGCCGATGTCCGCGACGGTCTCGGTCCGTACCTCGCCATCTACTTGCTCGCCGTACACCACTGGGACCCGGCCAGTATCGGCGTGGTCATGACCATTGCCGGTATTGCAGCACTGGTCACGCAGACACCGGCCGGTGCGCTGGTTGACAGCAGCCGGGCGAAACGTGCGCTGGTCATCATCGCCGCGCTGTTGGTGACGGCGAGTTGCCTGGTGCTGCCGTTCATTACTTCATTCAGTCCGGTGGCGTTGACCCAAGCCTTGAGCGCGGCGGCAGCATCTATTTTTGCCCCGGCCATTTCCGCGATCACCCTGGGCATCACCGGCCCGCGAGCATTCACCCGGCGTACCGGTCGCAACGAGACGTTCAACCACGCCGGCAACGCGTGCGCAGCGTTATTGGCTGGTTTGTTTGCCTATCTGTTCGGTCCGGTGGCGGTGTTTTATCTGATGGCGGTCATGGCGCTGGCCAGTGTGATTGCCGTGCTGTTCGTTTCGGCAGAAGCGATAGATCACGACGTCGCGCGCGGTTTGCAGCCTGGCGATCAAAGCCATCAGCCGTCCGGGTTCAAGGTACTGCTGAGCAATCGCCCGTTGCTGATGTTTGCCCTGTGCTGCGCGCTGTTCCACTTGGCCAACGCGGCGATGCTGCCGCTGGTGAGCCAGAAACTCGCCCAAGCCAACTTGCACATGGCCACACCGCTGACGTCGGCGTGCATCGTCGCCGCGCAACTGGTGATGGTGCCGATGGCGCTGCTGGCCGGTGCGAAAGCCGATGTCTGGGGGCGCAAACCGTTATTGCTGGCGGGTTTTCTGATCCTGCCGCTGCGTGGCTTGCTCTACACCTTCTCGGATGATCCGTACTGGCTGGTCGCCGTGCAGCTGCTCGACGGCGTCGGCGCTGGGCTGTTCGGCGCGCTGTTCCCGGTGATGGTCAAGGATCTCACCCTCGGCTCCGGGCATTTCAATGTCAGCCTCGGCGCGCTGACCACAGCATTTGGCCTTGGCGCGGCGCTGAGCAATGGGCTGGCCGGATTCGTCGTCGAGGCCGCCGGTTACAGCGCGGCATTCCTGACCCTCGCCGGGATTGCAGCGGCAGCATTCCTGCTGCTGTTGATCGCTGTTCCGGAAACGCTGCAGCGGACTGAGCAATTCGAGTCCGCTGCAGTTATGGGCCAAACCTGA
- a CDS encoding lactonase family protein produces MMKTTLLIAALASTLSVTANAATYAYISSPGDGLISQYRLDQNNGALTLIEQVQAGDQVNPMALTPDGKVLFAALRVKPFQVVGYRIDPTSGHLTKFTQAPLAESMAYLSTDRKGRYLLAASYGADTLSVQKIGEDHLPSADILRYPTGLHAHSIRTEPSNRFAYAGNLGTDKVLQYRLDAKTGELSPIGSGSVSVPEKTGPRHLAFSPHGKFLYVVGEMSGTVTAFSIDETSGALTQIAEANGIPQRLKLAHGEVRDARNNDLKDDPTPRIWAADLRMSPDGKLLLMSERTSSSVSAFAVDPASGGLKFLDNYPVQEQQPRNIAFSPDGHWLLVTGEKSAKVGTYAVSKDGALKRVGEAASGKGALWIEILQTPDA; encoded by the coding sequence ATGATGAAAACAACCCTCTTGATCGCTGCGCTCGCCTCCACGTTGAGCGTGACGGCTAACGCCGCTACTTACGCTTACATCTCAAGCCCCGGCGACGGTCTGATCTCGCAGTACCGCCTTGATCAGAACAACGGCGCACTTACCCTCATCGAACAGGTCCAGGCCGGTGATCAAGTCAATCCCATGGCCCTCACCCCGGACGGCAAGGTGCTGTTTGCAGCCTTGCGGGTCAAGCCCTTCCAGGTCGTGGGTTATCGGATCGATCCCACAAGCGGTCACCTGACAAAATTTACCCAGGCACCCCTGGCAGAAAGCATGGCCTACCTGTCGACCGACCGAAAAGGTCGTTACCTGCTCGCGGCGTCCTACGGCGCCGATACCCTCAGCGTGCAGAAGATCGGCGAAGATCATCTACCTTCCGCCGACATCCTGCGCTACCCGACCGGCCTGCATGCGCATTCGATTCGCACCGAGCCGAGCAACCGCTTTGCCTATGCGGGCAATCTGGGCACTGACAAGGTGCTGCAATATCGCCTGGACGCCAAGACCGGCGAGCTCAGCCCGATCGGCAGCGGCTCGGTCAGCGTCCCGGAGAAAACCGGCCCTCGGCACCTGGCATTCTCGCCGCACGGCAAATTCCTTTATGTCGTTGGCGAAATGAGCGGCACCGTGACCGCGTTTTCAATCGACGAAACCAGCGGCGCATTAACGCAAATCGCTGAAGCCAATGGCATTCCCCAGCGTTTGAAGCTGGCCCACGGCGAAGTTCGGGATGCGCGCAACAACGACTTGAAAGACGACCCGACCCCACGTATCTGGGCCGCTGACCTGCGCATGTCGCCGGACGGAAAACTGCTGCTGATGAGCGAGCGCACCAGCAGCAGCGTCTCGGCATTTGCCGTGGACCCGGCCTCGGGAGGGCTCAAATTTCTCGACAACTACCCAGTACAGGAACAGCAGCCGCGCAATATCGCCTTCTCCCCCGATGGCCACTGGCTGCTGGTGACGGGCGAGAAAAGCGCCAAGGTCGGTACGTACGCGGTGAGCAAGGATGGCGCGCTGAAGCGTGTCGGTGAAGCGGCCTCCGGCAAAGGCGCATTATGGATAGAAATACTGCAAACGCCTGACGCTTGA
- a CDS encoding DUF6482 family protein, translating to MNLQTLTERAANSEVRELELLSLEGGFYLARIRVDQGQFTLLDDAAKPMHLRSITHLRDLLQTVPAFPCVLVQQCVHDEMCGRDSGPVEELRIPFSLTTPL from the coding sequence ATGAATCTGCAAACCCTGACCGAACGTGCGGCCAACAGTGAAGTTCGCGAACTGGAGCTGCTGTCACTCGAAGGTGGTTTTTATCTGGCGCGGATTCGCGTGGATCAAGGCCAGTTCACCCTGCTCGATGACGCGGCCAAGCCAATGCACCTGCGTTCGATCACCCACCTGCGCGACTTGCTGCAAACCGTGCCGGCGTTTCCCTGCGTGCTGGTGCAGCAATGCGTGCACGACGAAATGTGCGGCCGGGATTCAGGGCCGGTTGAAGAGCTGCGCATTCCATTTTCGCTGACCACGCCGTTATGA